In Schistocerca piceifrons isolate TAMUIC-IGC-003096 chromosome 9, iqSchPice1.1, whole genome shotgun sequence, the following proteins share a genomic window:
- the LOC124716814 gene encoding histone-lysine N-methyltransferase SETD1B-like — MEESLRDRDRQPRILLDDVIMTPPHSAVRPGSSANTMEPRTVAATDTEADVRCCCCIPYQRVSPTKALAAIADVGTTERTCDEQSEQEKMLLSGAREDKEPLVASDFTGDPSSKHEAPGIPSYSSQVSGVLDCEKLQGGEMDSAEANDEEKKHSDDPPSPPRITLATPEDTEDLDEGDTESFEDSLPRHQQLRKQLLKHRMASADDSSSSSDKEEASSRSKDGNEVEGSDDSPVASVRDPPVFGVEQLNRYKLAKTAQLKKGDSSESGEETAAQVEQRSQRPMAIPRYQSASDDTPDSGARSPSVDSEVVKARPAKHSVDGESTSTVANADSGHHRLHPERRHGHRHQNNQAPRMGLRPPRELRLPRPPPEPEDDDVFPSCGRSKPSPPPPTVEPPPPDDPPPPWETEEQNTVYIGGGLPGYTMYQQSLLGVPCPHDYGEASSDDLSSEWDSDTPLTDSTAADAQGTKGAEVYEKQQAVCNWTENEEDGALEEFVANTDKKKEVKFKYGVSGGIDELLLMRPRAISG, encoded by the exons ATGGAGGAATCACTGAGAGACCGTGATCGACAACCGAGGATCCTGTTGGACGATGTGATAATGACCCCACCACACTCGGCAGTGAGGCCAGGGTCTTCAGCCAACACCATGGAACCACGGACTGTGGCAGCCACTGATACTGAGGCTGACGTCAGATGCTGCTGCTGCATCCCGTACCAGCGGGTCTCACCCACTAAGGCTTTAGCCGCAATCGCGGATGTGGGGACCACGGAGAGGACTTGTGATGAGCAGAGTGAACAGGAGAAAATGCTACTCAGTGGGGCGAGAgaggacaaggagcctctggttGCTTCTGATTTCACAGGAGATCCATCGTCAAAGCACGAAGCTCCAGGAATTCCTTCATATAGTTCACAGGTTTCTGGTGTACTAGATTGTGAGAAGCTTCAGGGAGGTGAGATGGACAGTGCTGAGGCAAATGACGAGGAGAAGAAACACAGTGACGATCCACCGTCGCCCCCGAGGATCACACTCGCCACTCCAGAAGATACCGAAGACCTTGACGAGGGTGACACGGAGAGTTTTGAAGACTCACTACCCCGCCATCAGCAGCTGAGGAAACAGCTGCTCAAGCACAGGATGGCGTCAGCTGATGACAGTTCCAGCTCCAGTGACAAGGAGGAAGCCTCGTCCAGGAGCAAAGATGGGAACGAAGTGGAAGGCAGTGACGACTCCCCAGTGGCCTCCGTCAGGGACCCTCCTGTCTTCGGTGTGGAGCAGCTGAATCGCTACAAACTGGCCAAGACTGCACAGCTCAAGAAGGGTGATAGTTCAGAATCTGGGGAGGAAACAGCGGCTCAAGTCGAGCAGCGATCGCAGCGGCCTATGGCAATCCCGAGGTACCAGTCGGCCAGTGACGACACCCCTGACAGTGGAGCCAGGTCTCCTTCTGTGGACAGTGAAGTGGTGAAGGCACGACCAGCCAAACATAGTGTGGACGGCGAATCCACTTCAACAGTCGCTAATGCTGACAGTGGTCACCATCGACTTCATCCAGAACGGCGGCACGGCCACCGCCACCAGAACAACCAGGCACCACGGATGGGCCTCCGACCGCCCCGTGAGCTGCGCCTGCCCCGCCCACCCCCGGAACCTGAGGACGACGACGTGTTCCCCAGCTGTGGACGCTCCAAACCGTCGCCCCCTCCACCGACTGTAgagccgccaccccctgacgatcCGCCTCCACCCTGGGAGACGGAGGAGCAGAACACGGTCTATATCGGGGGTGGGCTGCCCGGTTACACTATGTACCAGCAGTCACTGCTGGGTGTGCCCTGTCCACACGACTACGGTGAAGCCTCCAGTGACGACCTCAGCTCGGAGTGGGATTCAGACACGCCGCTGACGGATTCGACTGCTGCCGATGCCCAGGGAACAAAG ggagctgaaGTGTACGAAAAACAGCAGGCAGTTTGTAACTGGACGGAAAATGAAGAGGACGGCGcattagaggaattcgtggcgaatactgacaagaaaaaggaGGTTAAGTTCAAGTACGGCGTCAGTGGAGGTATAGATGAACTGCTCTTGATGCGGCCTCGTGCTATAAGTGGGTAG